The stretch of DNA CTCGCCGCTCTCCTTGCAGCGCCGGGCCTCGTCGATGCAGGCCGCGATGGCGTGGTTGGATTCAGGTGCCGGGATGATGCCCTCGGCCTGGGCGAAGGCGACGCCCGCCTCGAAGGTGGCCAGCTGCTGCACCGCCACCGCCTCCACGATGCCTTCCTTGTGCAGCTGGCTGACCAGCGGCGAGTCGCCGTGGTAGCGCAGCCCGCCGGCATGAATGCCGGGCGGCACGAAGTCGTGGCCCAGGGTGTACATCAGCATCAGCGGCGTGAGGCCGACGGAGTCGCCGAAGTCGTAGGCATAGTGGCCGCGGGTGAGCGTCGGGCAGGAAGCGGGTTCCACCGCGACCAGGCGGATGTCTTTGCCGCCGGCCTTGGCCTCCAGAAACGGGAAGGCCACGCCGCCGAAGTTCGACCC from Gammaproteobacteria bacterium encodes:
- a CDS encoding pyridoxal-phosphate dependent enzyme; the encoded protein is GSNFGGVAFPFLEAKAGGKDIRLVAVEPASCPTLTRGHYAYDFGDSVGLTPLMLMYTLGHDFVPPGIHAGGLRYHGDSPLVSQLHKEGIVEAVAVQQLATFEAGVAFAQAEGIIPAPESNHAIAACIDEARRCKESGEAKTLFFNLSGHGHFDMAAYDRYFAGELEDFEYPAEAIDDALHHLPKVAGQ